A window of Schistocerca serialis cubense isolate TAMUIC-IGC-003099 chromosome 1, iqSchSeri2.2, whole genome shotgun sequence genomic DNA:
acaatgaaaaattcccgggtttttcccggatgaaagAACTCCCGGTTCGTACACACCctgatatatttatataaaaatgaGATTTGTAATATGTCTTAAGTTCAAATATTAAACTTcgtatgtctacttatttttacAAGTAAAAAGAGTCTTAACAGATTCCTTTACCTAGCAGCATACTCAGAAGTAGTGAAAGAGTGTTTGCAGCAGCAGGCTAGTCTGCAAGGAGGGTCGGCCGAGCTTCTCAATTAAGTCATCTCGTAAAAGAAGTGGAAGTTTGGGTATCTACTTTGCATTTAAGTCGTCGTCCAAAGCCGTTAGAGCACTGTGTATCTTTATTGCATCACCACAGTTGGTGCCTGGATCTCTTATAATGATGACAAATATTATGTGCTAATGTTTGTTCTCAGAGCTCCCACACATGACTTCATCCACCATGATGATGTATGATATACCAGGTCTCATCTGAAAAAAACACCACCATCGGCACTGGACTCAACACTGTCAGTAAAAAACCACCACCATCGGCACTGGACTCAACACTGTCAGTGACCCTACCTTTGCTGCCACATCAAGAGATTCCACAACAATGGTTGCCTTGCTGTGATTATGTGGTGCTCCACACAGCACACTTTCTGTGAGGATTCTTTCATTGCTGTAAACAAGCACATTTCCTGATTCGAAACTTGATATTTCTGTACAGTGCTACATGGCTGAGTGAAAGATGGGCCCTCATTGTGTGGAGTCATTGAGATTCTGATTATGGCCCTGCTGAATCCATTTATTACATATTCTCATGACAATGTGGGAACTCAACTGACAAGAACAGTGAATTCAGTGGACAATAAATCACATTCTTAATAGGCCATGATTCTGCTGTGGTAATTTTCTCCTACTTACATGAAGTGTAACACGATCTCTTCATGGACAAGCAACATTCAACTACACAAGAAACCTGCTCATAAGCTTTCATTATATACACTGGGGTGCAAAACTTTCACATTATGTGTCATGGCTAAATAACACAGGTTAATGGAACTTGGAccttacacagaaagaactgctagagtttagtacagaaggtaactgatacAGAtaggaacagaaatgacacttttattcacagaCACTGAAGTCACTGCAACTTATGATAGTCCCCTGGATATGAAAAAAGACAGAACtgggttcttaacagggtgtgtgagcCTCACAGATGATAATGCAACATGCTCCTTGTTGGCCATAAGGTTGGGAAGGAGTGATTGTGGTATGGTGTTTCactccaccagcgtggttgacaactgctAGATGGCCATGGGAGCATGTGGACATGCTTACTACACATCTTCCTAATGCTTCCCACACATACTCGATGGGAGTtgcaggagaggggggggggggggggggggcgggcgcaaGCAGTTAGGCCAGTCCATTCATCAAATATCCTCTCATCCCAAAAGCTCCTTGATCTGCGCAGTTCAATGTGGTCATGCAAGTTAAGGTACCACTATCATGTTCAACctacataaaaattaagttgggGCCAAATGTACTCCTGAAGGGACACaaatgggaaaggagtacagtgtcacaataatgttgacaagtgagtgtaccatgttcagaaATATGGAGGTCAGTatgtccatgcaacattatgcctcaccGCATTGTAATACCTGCACCACCAAAACGATCTTGTTCAACAGCCTggatgcattacatgttcccatctCTCATCTTATGAGGGTACAAAATGcagcaggaacattgtcgaacatgattctTTTGGTGGTCCTAATGttaatggtgtggggaggcataatgtagaGTGGGTGAACTGCCCTCAAGTCTTTTAACACTTTACACTGACTGGTCAACATTATTGTTACACCGTATTCCTTCCcaatgtgtgtcttttcaggggtgcattcagccctgactACATTTTTACATATGACAATACAATACCACACCGAACTGTGCAGGAGGAGCAGCTCTTGAAATGAGAGATATTCATTAAaattgactggcctgcccatttCTCCTGACTTAAATCCCACCCAGTAGGTGTGGGATAAATTAGGGAGACTTATCCCAACATGTCCAGATGCACCAACGACTGTCCATCTGTTGTCAAAGGTGGTGGAGGAATCAAACGTTCTGCCACAAGAAGTGCTCACTAATCTTGTGGCCTGCAAAGGAGCACACTGCAGAACACACACTGCCATCCACAGTGACATACactctgttaagaaccatgtcccatctttttgtaatgtctaggggaccatcacaaatcgcAGTGGCTTCACCGTAATTACTATCTTTGACAAAAGTGTCATTTGTGTTTgtctcactgcatatttctttaagttaccttcatccttaagttttgcacaccagtgtatacatTCCAGAatgataatctgccaggaagtttcagtgtataCATTGTTGGTGATCTTACTGCTAACTTCTTTGTGCAACTCCacagaaataaaaatcatttgtacaTCCAAATATGCAGTAAATTTCTTACCAGTTGCATACCGTCTTCATACTGTTGCGAATTAATGGCCAGAGTTGTATTTGTATGGAGACCATCTAAATTccatatttgtataattttcttaatgatTTGAGGATAAAATATTGTGGGTTATGAAAATTTTCACACCACAGATTGAGCACTTTGTAACGAGAGAGAGATACTGTCAGAAGGGGTTATTTGTAAGAGATTTCAAGTATGTTTTTACATGAGATTGTCAGGTTGGGAGACCGAGAGGGGAGGGGAACAGAAAGAGTGGGAGGGGGAgagacaggagggggggggggggggagatggtagAGAGCTGTTGCAAAATGATTGATGCAGCCTTCCTCAACCTAATGGCATCCTCATCTCCATACTAACTCTGCAAACCACCAAATGGTGCGTGACTGAGTGTGCCTTGTACAGTGCTAGtcttttcgtttcctgttccattcacaaatataGCAAgagaaaacaactgtctatatgcctctgtaaatGCCCTAAATTctctatcttcatggtccttatgcaaaccATACATTGGTGAGAGTAtaactgttctgcagtcagcttcaagtgccagTTCTCTACATTTTGTCAACAGCATTTCATAAAAAGAATGCCATCTtctctccagagattcccatttgatttcagaAGCATCACCATAATACTTGTctgttgattgaacctaccagtaacaaacataCCAACATACTCGGAATTACTTTGATGAAATATGTACTGTACAAACCAAACTCTTTAACAATTGCAGAgaaatttaggaaaaaaaattgtcacaGTGTTGCCCTTCCAGGTGTGATTTACTTTGTGACAACTGTGCTTGAGCAAAAACTATTTTCACAAAGTTAACAGGAAGGAAATAATACATAGAAGCTTTGAATTCTGTTATTTTCAATACAGGATCCTTTTCTCCCATTTCTATCACAATTCAGTTGCACCTTGAACTAAGTATGACTTCAGTATATCATTGTTTGCCCTGTTCTGAGAGTTAACAACACACGAAACTTCATCTGCTGAGTATACAGAATGCTCTTTAACACTCATCATGTAGCCCTCATTTTTGACAGTGGTCACATTTCTGGGTAACAGCTTTCAAAGTAGCCTCCCATGACGTCTCCTCTTCTGAAAGTCTGTGGCTGCCTAATCTGACCATGTTACTGGTATTTGGGAGCATATTCTACTCCTGATATAACCAAGCCctctttgaagcatttcatgcaATCTTTGCATTCATAAtgagatagtgacacactgctGTTGCTAACTTGTTCATCTGTCACTTCCATGAAGAAATACTTCTTCCACAAGGATGTTGAGATTTTATTTTACTAGGCAATTTTTTCCCCTCATCAGGAGCTTTTGTCTTTTCTGCATTGCAAAATAACCCTGTTAATCATcaatattctgcttaattttttgtATGTCATGGCATGGGTTATATTTCTCTATGGGACAACTGATGTACAAACAATGCAAAATAGTTACACCTGTATGCTAGATCTTTTGAGATGGAAGGTTGCAGCAGACGAAGGATCCAGAACTTCACGTAACAGTTCAAGACAACGTTTTAACACACCACTAGCCAACAATTACAAATGGGGTGCAGTAAGTTTGCGAGGCAGCTGCTAGAAGAAAACACAGGGCAACAATTCAGGCAAGCTGTGGGTGCCCCTTTTTGCCTATACAGCTTTATGGATGTAAAAAAGAGGCGAAGGAAAGAAGGTAGGTTAAGTGTCACTTAGTAACCTCATGTAAAGGTATGGCTGTATTACGTAACCTTTTAATGCTGGAGTGGAGAGAACTGTTGAAAATTATTTTCATCTGAAATATATGTGCCACCATTTCAACCAGCAAATTTTATAAATGGGTAAATACACAAAAGTTATGGAAAGAAAAAGAACAAGTATTAATCTTTAACTTCTTACTTTTattaaaaaatgttttcaaaagctTGAGTACACAGATtttagtaaaaaaatttaaaaaaatttattgcctCCTCTTTTAACATAATTACTTGAGCAACAACAATACACTGTGCAACAACAGGAACAACAAATCTTTTCACAGAATGATAACAGTGAAAAACACACTTCACTTCAAACTGCTGTCAAAATCTTTTGCTAAAGATTTTTATCCATACGGTTTATTGGTAACATTTGGGAATGAAAACTAGACGTGCAAAGAAGAACAGTCATGAGATATATTCAGATTTGGAGATAAAGGAATATCATGTGAACTGCTGCTAATGTCTGTCAGTTTGAGCTACAACTGTATTCTTTATCCAGTCATTTGATTTTAAGGAtagtctttttttcttttcgtaGACATAAGGTCAGCACAGTAAACATCAACTGAGATTCCTTTTGTTGCAgaaataaatcattatttacaGCCTTGTGCATAGCATTAAAAAGAAAATGGACTCCAAACAAGCACCGAGGGATCACAAATCATGTTTTCCCTAAGTGAAATAAAACTTGTTATCATCTTCAGTTTCCACTTACTGATATACACTCTTCAAATGACAGTGCTGCGGTTGTGGCCTCTATGGAAGTACCTCTCTATAGCCAGCAGTACTGAACTGATAGTATCAAACACTCCACCACGCATTGCTAAACGTTCCAAAAAGGGTCGACAGAATAATCTGTTCGCCtccttcttttcgtgaatcgtcACGTATCGATCATCCATGTGAATCAGGTGAGGAAACCAGGATATTACAAACAATCTGTCAAGAGAGTAACAAACAATTCATTAAGACTCAACATTTCAACTTTCTCCACAAACTATGCAAGAAAATGTTTAGCAGTTTGGAGGCCGATAATCACAGATGATGTTCCAGACATTTATAACAAATGCTGCAATAGGTATTaaagcaagcatgcaaacataTCCTACACAAAATAACACAGCATCATGCAGCAATAAACAAATGCAAATAACGAATATGCACTGTGCTGTTGCATTACTAATAAAAAGGGAAAGATTAATTATGAAAAGTACTTCTGTCATTAAAAATTTAGTGCATGTATAAATGTTGCATTAACAACTTTACACACTATTAGGTTTTATCTCTGAAAGAGGAAAGAACATATGCTCCACATTTGGAAAGAGCTGACTTACAGCCACAGTAACGGAGTCTGTTTTGTCTCTAGTTAAAATCAAATGTCACATCACTGAAACAGGCTCCTTTTATACAGGGAAGTGATCTATGAAAGGGCTATCATATTCTGCAATGGTAAGCCTCTCTGCCTCATCCAGTCTTAACTACAACTGTCATGATTAACTGCAACTGTGAACAATATGAAGGTGACAGCTGCTGCCATCCACAGCAAACAGGACATAGTGCAGGgttatcatttgtcatttcaacaaTGGATCACAATGGCGAACTAGATACAATAATGAATTATTTCCAAATTATAAGATACACAACCCACTGTCCCATATGGATACTTCTGTGGACTGTGAGGTGGAGTTAATAAagatgggcatggatgtgtgtgtgtgtgtgtgtgtgtgtgtgtgtgtgtgtgtgtgtgtgtgtgcgtgcgtgcgtgcgtgcgtgtgtgtgtgtgcgcgcgcgcgcatgccaTGGGTGTTTCAAAAAGCACAATACACAGGTGCCATGTTCACCCCCATCTCGCTTGAGAGCTGCGCATCATACCAAGGCTGCCAGATTGTATTGAGAGTGGTTCAACATTCCACAGACCTGAGAGTAAAGATGTAGATTTTACCACTAATAGGGATGGAGTAGGAactgtccaaatttttctttgccagTTGGCTCCCTAGTCCTTCACTGAAAAGACTCGAGATCCGAAGAAGAGTACATGCATTTGAAACTGCCAAAACACTGTTTTTAATTATACAATGTCTGGGGTAATTGAGCATCATGTGTTTGGTGTGGAGGAGTACACTCGGTAACAGTTGTTCTGTGATTAGTACTCAGCGAGCATTTCATATTCGGTTCAAACTCTGCTCACATGATTTCTGTACCGTTTATAAAAACTATTGGAGTTGGGTATCAAACTTCAGAGCATCAGGttctgcaatgaaaagaaaaactACTGGCCGATCCTGGAGTGTAACAATGCTAGAAAATGTGTCACATGCAAGAGGGACTGTTCAGCTATCTCAAAGCATTCAGCATTTAAACATGCAGCTACCCTATGACTCGCTGACAGGATTGTAAGAAAAATACTGCAGAGAGatcttcacacacatccatacaaaaTGATGGTTAACCAAGAGTTACATGAGAGAGATTCTGAAACTTGTAGAGCTGTATGCGAGGCAAATCTTCAGAATATTCCCCCTGCTGTTGTTTTGGTTTCTTCTGGCAATGCCCAGTTCCACTAGCCAggtactgtaaataaacaacattccCACTTCTTGGCATCAGAAAACCTTGAGGAGCTTCACCAATGACCATCTCACAGCCATCGTGTGACAGTTTCATGCACTGTTGCTGAATCTGATGTGTGAggtccatattttttcgaagaagatGGTGTAAAGGCACAGCTGCCAACCTCGAGAAGAGGACGTCAGTAATCATGTGGCAAATGTGGAGAAAGGGTCCAGTTacagccccctcccctccctccaacAACTTTAAAAATTAGAAGCCTGATTCACGCCTTTAAACACTACATATCACACATTTCCTGACCCTAAGTAAATAAGATACATTTAATTGATCATAGCTTTATTTTCATATTACAATTAATCCCAATTATCattttcaataaagaaaattaCTTCAGCTTCAATGTCACTCAcatgtcattctctctctctctctctctctctctctctctctctctctctctctctctctctctcttttccaccACCTTTTCACGTGACTGCAACTCTCACAAATTGCTGATGACATTTTTACAAAATCAGATAAAAAATGCTGTTGTCATTGATGTTGTTGCAGCAGTATTGAGGGAATGAGAGACTTATTTTTTATCTACATCAGTACTGCTGGTGCAAAGTAACACAGCCTTTTTTTTGTAAGGAGTCTTACAATTGTTTAGTATTTTTATAACTATGACTTCGAATATTCCAGTGGCACTCCTCTGCCTCGTAGAATGTGACAAGTTAGTAAATTTTGCTTCTTGTCAAATCCATTTCGTAAAGGAACATGTGTAAAGTCTACAAGCAGCACCACAGACAGGGCAAAAAGAAACAAGCACAACATAGCAGCATTTAGTGATAGCAGGACAGGAACAATGTTCCTCTGATCTGTGCCAACACAGCCATGGGACACTGGTTTTGtgttctttacacagtccaatctagccatggTCATGAATGCCCCTCTCCTGTGCTTGCCATTAAAACCCATTCCAGAAACCTGTCTCTGTAATTCGACAGTGAGTAATACATGAAAGACCCCATATGTTGgaactatagttggagtcacgaacgatgatgGTCACGTTTAGGCTTGGTCTGAGCACCTACGTCACACATTCTGCAAAAGCCACTGAGCATTCAGTAACATTGTGAATGTTCTACTGGTAATTCCGTACCAATGCAATCACTGAATGTGATCGTAGCAAGTTGTTTGGAgaatctctattccattttttgcaacttgtcatggctgatggtggtgCTATGTGATATATTCTGCAGAAGCAAGTGGGAGAAAGCACATATCCTGAAAAGTATGTCTCTAAGTGGAAAGCATGTGCATGCGCATACTGCAAATCTCATTTGGAATCGTCAACAATACAGTTCTCAACTGTGCTTTGACATGCGTGAACTGCCGTCATTCTTGGCTCAGACTACAGCAGTTTGATGCGCAGAAGAATACTGTTTAAGTTGATAAAATACTAGTTCTATTTGATGTTACAAtgtaacatacatttcacatatatgTTTAAGTTGAGTGTAAAAGCTTATGCTCTAATTTTGAGTCTATCAATGTACCGAAAGCACAATACAAAACTAAAAAACACATTACTCACCTGTACTGAAGATGTTCATACACTGTTCCACCATTCAAGTAACTTGGAGCAGCAGGATTTCCCATCATACTAAGAAATCTCAGATTAGGGCAGCTTCTCTGTAGATTTCGTATGAATGGGAATAATTCATCTACCTAAAAAGTACCAACTAGTCCTTATTGCTTGTACATATTATGTCAGATAGACCCTATTTTATTAAATTCAACAACACTAGCTTCACaggatttaattttttaaaataaatatttttcctcttCATGTTATGATGGCTGTACTATGGTCCATCTTAAATGGAATGTGCCACACATTATATAACTGTGCCACGcatattcagttattattattattattattattattattattattacccaaGCAACAAAAGTTCGGGATAAAAAGGAATGAATGCGACAGAGCTATAAAGAAGTATCACAGACATAAAGAAATGGCCTTTGAGGCACATCCTGGACTACAATAGCTGTTTCCTAGAAAGGAAGGAGTAAAAGCAAACAACCACATGCACTTGTCTTGGAACAGCTCGATTCACAGCATCACGGCAAATATGGGCAAAAGACAACAGCGTATTCACACTATTGATCATCAATGTTTAGTGAAAacgcaaatttcaaacttaagatgGCATACTgagaaaacaaatgttgaacataCAGCATTTGCAAAGTATTCTTTCATGTGAGAACACAAAAAGGGTCACTGGGGTAATAATTTCTCCTCGTTATTGGAAACTATAATGTTGCACAATGCTGCTCGATTCTGTTATATCAGATTTACGTTCTGCATTAGGAATACTCTGGTGTATATGCACTTGTCCCAAAAAGAAAATGTGGGAAAGCCACATCGTTCAATGTAATGTCAAATGGGAATTGCATTACTTTTTATATTATTTGAAGACCATGCAAAGCACTTAATATGCCATCGCACTATTATGAGCTGGAAAAACACTTATTGGAACATCATTTCACCACCAGCCACAAAGACAAAATCAATAGAACAAAAAACCAGCCTAagttgcaaaatattttatttttcattcaatgaCTTTTCAAATCAACCTACAGgacagaaaaccaaatttacactCATACATAATACAGTTATTACCAAATTCTTAAGCACATGTCGAAGATACACAACATATCGTTTTAAACTTATGTAACAAAGTTGAAAATGGCAATTCCAAAGACGtcaaaaaaatgtgtaatgtacatttaCAGTGCACGCAGGTAACTGGCAGTTTACTACTCCCCCTGTCGCAAGGAAACCTCAGGAAAGGCGGTGCCCTATCAAAATGTAGGaaatctttttatttattaaaatgttctccAATCATCAACAATAGAACAATTCTTACAATAACCGTACAAGCAATAATCGTACAATACCACAGTAAAATTAATACTTTCAAAAATCTTTACCAAAAAGAGTCAAATACTTAAAACCACTGACCAGTAATACACAGCAGCACTATATACGACGCATATTACAAAATTGTACGCCATGTCGACATATAAAAATCATTATGTGTGAACAGCAATTAATTATTAAAGAAGTattaaaagaaagcaaaacaatAGGAGGACTTTTAAAATCTTTATCAAAAAGAGTCACATACGTAAAATTAGTGACCAGTAATACACAGCAGTGCCGCATATGGCACGTTATGAAGCTGTATGCCATGTTGGCACATAAAAATCATTTAAGTGTGAAACTGTgcaagtcaacaataaaattattactttttaaatCAATTACCAAAAACTGTCTATTACTTAAAACCACTGAATAGTAAAACAAAACTGCACCATTTATGGCATCTATTACAAAGTTGTATGCCAAATACGAACATAAAAATCCCTAAAActgagactgatgaccccagaagtcaagtcccatagtgctcagagctatcagAGCCTAAAACTGAACAGCAATGTTAGTATTAAAAGGAAACAATAGGAGATTAAAAATCCtcatcactttctacgatttacaaGCATAACAATTTTTATCACACCAaactttacaaatttaattttatgcaCATTTTGCAGCTTCACAAATTGCATGCAGATAAAACAACTTTTTCATAATATGTCCCACGTAAAAAATGAACATTAAACCACAAGCA
This region includes:
- the LOC126466274 gene encoding leucine-rich melanocyte differentiation-associated protein-like gives rise to the protein MTSLTSHVYVDQRDNADITPYENERLSLVDENLSHMPYNVVDSYGILLKILDLTRNKFKNLDFLSEFPNLTSLILDRNELDSETILPHLPNLQLLWLNYNKVDELFPFIRNLQRSCPNLRFLSMMGNPAAPSYLNGGTVYEHLQYRLFVISWFPHLIHMDDRYVTIHEKKEANRLFCRPFLERLAMRGGVFDTISSVLLAIERYFHRGHNRSTVI